One segment of Antennarius striatus isolate MH-2024 chromosome 5, ASM4005453v1, whole genome shotgun sequence DNA contains the following:
- the nprl2 gene encoding GATOR1 complex protein NPRL2 has product MDTNSRIECIFFSEFHPTLGPKITYQVPEDYISRELFDTVQVYIITKPELQNKLITVTAMEKKLIGCPVCIEHKKYSRNALLFNLGLVCDAQTNTCALEPLVKKLSGYLTTLELESGFISSDESKHKLLPIMSTLLEELNNTGACTLPIDESNTIHLKLIQLRKDPPLVQEYDVPVFTQCKDLFNKSQWDLTTQQILPYIDGFRHIQKISAEADVELNLVRIAVQNLLYYDVVTLVSIFQYSNVYCTTPKVQNLIDDKSVQEECLNYVTKQGQNRASLRDVFQLYCGLTPGTTVRDLCSRYSQQLHRVDERRLIQFGLMKGLIRRLQKYPVKVIRDEKSRPPRLYTGCHSYDEICCKTGISYQELDERLENDPNIVVCWK; this is encoded by the exons ATGGACACTAACAGCCGAATCGAGTGCATATTCTTCAGTGAGTTTCACCCCACCCTGGGTCCGAAGATCACATACCAG GTTCCAGAAGACTATATTTCACGGGAGCTCTTTGACACAGTCCAGGTTTATATCATCACCAAGCCAGAGctgcaaaataaattaattactgT cacCGCGATGGAGAAAAAGTTGATTGGATGTCCTGTGTGCATTGAGCATAAAAAGTACAGCCGTAATGCTCTCCTGTTTAACCTCGGCCTTGTTTGTGACGCCCAAACCAACACCTGTGCCCTGGAGCCGCTGGTCAAGAAGCTGTCGGGATACCTCACAACGCTGGAG CTGGAGAGCGGCTTCATATCCAGTGACGAGAGCAAACACAAACTGTTACCCATCATGTCAACCTTGTTGGAAGAACTCAATAACACGGGAGCCTGCACCTTACCAATTg ATGAATCTAATACCATCCATCTAAAGCTGATTCAACTGAGAAAGGACCCCCCACTGGTGCAGGAGTATGACGTGCCTGTCTTCACTCAGTGCAAAGACCTTTTTAACAAATCTCAGTGGGATCTCACCACTCAACAG ATCCTGCCCTATATTGATGGATTTAGGCACATCCAGAAAATCTCTGCGGAAGCAGATGTGGAGCTGAATCTCGTTCGTATCGCTGTGCAAAATCTCTT ATACTATGATGTTGTGACCTTGGTGTCCATTTTTCAG TACTCCAATGTCTACTGCACCACTCCCAAAGTCCAGAACCTAATAGATGACAAGTCCGTTCAGGAGGAGTGTCTGAACTACGTCACAAAGCAGG GTCAGAATCGTGCCAGTCTGAGAGATGTGTTCCAGCTGTACTGTGGTCTGACTCCAGGAACCACAGTCCGAGACCTTTGTTCTCGCTACTCGCAGCAGCTTCACAGGGTGGATGAGAG ACGGCTGATCCAGTTTGGACTGATGAAGGGCCTCATCCGGCGGCTGCAGAAATACCCAGTGAAGGTCATCCGTGATGAGAAGAGCAGACCTCCTCGACTCTACACCGGCTGCCACAGTTATGATGAGATTTGCTGCAAAACAG GGATCTCTTACCAGGAGCTGGATGAGCGTTTGGAAAATGATCCCAACATTGTGGTGTGCTGGAAGTGA
- the zmynd10 gene encoding zinc finger MYND domain-containing protein 10, whose protein sequence is MDASVILPVEAEAFIQSLETFSLKDLGSAKWLRQHEYIEKLNMQAILSASTTHDEFVKELLVSYRKTHVLVHEMILIEVWKHKVFPILYQQRDFNPKHTFQLYMVIYHEATIINLLETIMFHKDSYEAGNDCILDLVDYCHRKLTLLASKASWESVASHDQPNMTEKAVSSIKDLQTMSAGLEFEISLKAVSVLRYITDHTESISVINRMLCTHNMPCVLVQLIDCCPWSCSKKGYVEKYVNGRWQKIPDEDRFKITKLDAHVWLSLNNLLLKEACQKKYNFSNFNKSQLLKLRSFLTEVLIDQLPNLMELHRFLAHLTMIEPAPPKKELILEQIPEIRNHIMIKNSGKWEAIAKHQIKEIFSPSDSELKMQAQRLAQTYNLDVMESLLSEKPKCGSCGKEASKRCAPCQGEWYCNRECQVKHWPKHKPVCKLMAKAKETVQQDQQDQHVTI, encoded by the exons ATGGACGCGTCGGTCATTCTGCCCGTCGAGGCCGAAGCGTTTATTCAAAGTCTGGAAACTTTCTCCCTGAAGGATCTGGGCTCTGCAAA gtgGCTCAGACAGCATGAGTACATTGAGAAACTTAACATGCAGGCAATATTGAGTGCATCTACCACGCATGATGAATTTGTCAAGGAGCTCCTGGTCTCATATAGAAAG ACACATGTGCTGGTCCATGAAATGATCCTCATTGAGGTGTGGAAGCATAAAGTGTTTCCCATCTTATATCAGCAGAGGGACTTTAATCCCAAGCACACATTTCAACTTTATATGGTG ATCTACCATGAAGCCACGATCATAAACCTACTGGAAACTATTATGTTTCATAAG GATTCATATGAGGCAGGCAATGACTGCATTCTTGACTTGGTGGACTACTGTCACCGCAAACTCACACTACTGGCCAGCAAAGCATCCTGGGAAAGTGTGGCAAGTCATGACCAACCCAACATGACAGAAAAAGCCGTTTCCTCCATTAAG GACTTACAGACCATGAGCGCTGGACTGGAGTTTGAAATCTCCCTGAAGGCTGTGTCGGTCCTGCGCTACATCACCGATCACACTGAGAG TATCAGTGTTATCAATCGCATGCTGTGCACCCATAACATGCCCTGTGTACTGGTTCAGCTCATTGACTGCTGCCCTTGGAGTTGCAGTAAAAAAG GCTATGTAGAAAAGTATGTGAATGGGAGATGGCAGAAGATTCCTGATGAGGACCGTTTTAAGATAACAAAACTAGATGCTCATGTTTGGCTTTCTCTCAACAATCTGCTGCTTAAAGAAGCTTGCCAAAAGAAATACAACTTCAGCAATTTCaacaagagccagcttctgaaG CTACGGAGCTTCTTGACAGAGGTGTTGATTGATCAGCTGCCAAACCTGATGGAGCTGCACCGCTTCCTGGCTCATCTTACCATGATAGAGCCTGCCCCACCAAAAAAAGAGCTAATTTTGGAACAA ATCCCAGAAATACGGAACCACATCATGATTAAGAACTCTGGCAAATGGGAAGCAATAGCAAAGCATCAAATAAAGGAAATATTCAGCCCTTCTGACAGTGAATTGAAGATGCAGGCACAAAG GTTGGCCCAGACATACAACTTAGATGTGATGGAGAGTTTACTATCAGAGAAGCCAAAATGTGGATCCTGTGGGAAAGAAGCTTCCAAGAGATGTGCTCCTTGTCAGGGAGAGTGGTACTGTAACAG AGAATGTCAGGTGAAGCATTGGCCTAAACACAAACCTGTCTGCAAGCTAATGGCTAAAGCCAAAGAGACAGTCCAGCAGGACCAGCAGGACCAGCATGTCACCATCTAG